A section of the Desulfuromonas acetoxidans DSM 684 genome encodes:
- the recQ gene encoding DNA helicase RecQ, translated as MFVSPQQTLQNTFGFREFREPQQQIIETLIAGQDCFVLMPTGGGKSLCYQIPALHRQGVAIVVSPLISLMKDQVDALNANGVSAACYNSSLAAQEARDVLSQLHRQQLDLLYVAPERLLSPDFLERLHDIKIALIAVDEAHCVSQWGHDFRPEYVQLGQLRDQFPDTPMIALTATADMQTRQDIVERLRLHHARKFISSFDRPNIRYTVVDKQKPIVQLEQFLDQHRNEAGIVYALSRKRVEEIAAKLVDRGIVAAAYHAGLPDRQRHEVQEAFLRDDIQVVVATVAFGMGIDKSNVRFVVHYDLPKNIESYYQETGRAGRDGLPAEALLLFGYGDIAIARGLIEKGGNPDQVRIELHKLNAMVSYAEPLTCRRRALLGYFGETLDHDCGNCDLCLNPPERYNATEDAQKVLSCVYRVGQRFGAKHVIDVLRGSSGQRVLDLGHDKLSTYGIGADQSSDVWGGLIRQLVHLGYLYQDVANYSVIKLTELSRTVLTGQQELTLARPRLKAVTKKPVRKRAMDLDYNEDLFEVLRQRRKEIADEQGVPPFVVFSDNSLVEMAYYLPLTEEEMMKINGVGKHKMAHYGQQFMDAIDAYCEGEE; from the coding sequence ATTTTCGTGTCACCTCAACAAACCTTGCAAAATACGTTCGGCTTTCGCGAATTTCGTGAGCCGCAGCAACAGATTATTGAAACCCTGATAGCGGGTCAGGACTGCTTTGTCCTTATGCCAACCGGTGGTGGTAAATCGTTGTGCTATCAGATTCCGGCGTTGCACCGTCAGGGGGTTGCCATTGTTGTTTCCCCCCTGATTTCTCTGATGAAAGATCAGGTTGATGCTCTGAATGCCAACGGTGTCAGCGCGGCGTGCTACAACTCGTCGCTGGCTGCACAGGAGGCACGCGATGTTCTGTCGCAATTGCATCGCCAGCAGCTCGATCTGCTCTATGTTGCTCCCGAACGCTTGCTTAGTCCGGACTTTCTTGAGCGCCTGCATGATATCAAGATTGCTCTGATTGCCGTCGATGAAGCCCATTGTGTCTCTCAGTGGGGTCATGATTTTCGCCCTGAATATGTCCAGCTGGGACAGTTGCGCGACCAGTTTCCCGACACACCGATGATTGCTTTGACTGCCACGGCTGACATGCAGACCCGTCAGGATATTGTCGAACGTCTGCGTTTGCACCATGCCCGGAAATTTATCAGCAGTTTTGACCGGCCCAATATTCGCTATACCGTTGTTGATAAACAAAAACCGATTGTTCAACTTGAGCAATTTCTCGATCAGCACCGCAATGAGGCGGGTATTGTCTATGCCCTGAGTCGCAAACGGGTTGAAGAAATTGCCGCCAAGTTGGTAGACCGGGGGATTGTTGCCGCCGCTTACCATGCCGGTCTGCCGGATCGTCAACGCCATGAAGTTCAGGAAGCGTTTCTGCGTGATGATATTCAGGTTGTCGTCGCCACGGTGGCCTTCGGTATGGGCATCGACAAATCCAACGTGCGTTTTGTCGTCCATTACGATCTGCCAAAAAATATTGAAAGCTATTATCAGGAAACCGGTCGCGCTGGACGGGACGGGTTGCCTGCCGAAGCTCTGTTGCTGTTCGGCTATGGGGATATTGCGATTGCTCGCGGGCTGATCGAGAAGGGCGGCAATCCTGATCAGGTGCGGATCGAACTGCATAAACTTAACGCCATGGTTAGTTACGCTGAGCCGTTAACCTGCCGACGGCGCGCCTTACTTGGTTATTTTGGCGAAACGCTTGATCACGATTGCGGCAACTGCGATTTGTGTCTCAATCCCCCCGAGCGCTACAACGCCACAGAAGATGCCCAGAAAGTGTTGTCCTGTGTCTACCGGGTTGGACAACGTTTTGGCGCCAAACATGTTATTGACGTATTGCGTGGATCCAGCGGCCAACGTGTCCTGGATCTTGGTCATGATAAATTGAGCACCTATGGCATCGGCGCGGATCAGTCCAGCGATGTCTGGGGAGGACTGATCCGTCAACTCGTTCACTTAGGCTATCTGTATCAGGATGTGGCCAATTATTCCGTGATCAAGCTCACAGAACTGTCACGAACTGTGCTTACCGGTCAACAGGAATTGACCCTGGCTCGACCCCGTTTGAAAGCCGTGACCAAAAAGCCGGTACGCAAACGGGCCATGGATCTCGATTACAATGAAGATCTGTTTGAAGTGCTGCGCCAGCGCCGCAAGGAGATTGCCGATGAACAGGGCGTGCCGCCGTTTGTGGTGTTCAGTGACAACAGCCTGGTGGAGATGGCCTACTATCTGCCGCTCACTGAAGAGGAGATGATGAAAATCAACGGCGTCGGCAAGCATAAAATGGCTCATTACGGTCAGCAGTTTATGGACGCCATTGATGCTTATTGCGAGGGGGAAGAGTAA
- a CDS encoding alpha/beta fold hydrolase: MKAQINDTEIFYTESGDPTKTSVVFIHGFPFSHAIWQKQIKALGDDFHCIAYDFRGMGESCVGDGQYSLEGHVDDLVALLDFLQIDQAVIVGLSMGGYIALRALQRNPERFLAVALCDTRSEEDDNAARIKRANAAQSVKKEGAAAFAEGFLPAVFSEASITNNVPGVGMIKQIISKNAPLAIAGNLIAMAARTDTTASLKDIAVPTLILVGEKDKLTTPEDARNLQNQIKGSVLHVVPDAAHLSNLENPEFFNARLLEFLHSTK, from the coding sequence ATGAAAGCACAAATTAACGATACTGAAATTTTTTATACCGAAAGCGGTGATCCGACGAAAACCTCCGTTGTTTTTATACACGGATTCCCGTTCAGTCATGCGATCTGGCAGAAACAAATCAAGGCATTGGGGGATGATTTTCACTGCATTGCCTACGATTTCCGTGGCATGGGCGAAAGCTGTGTCGGCGATGGCCAGTACTCACTCGAAGGACATGTCGATGATCTGGTCGCATTACTGGATTTTCTGCAGATTGACCAGGCTGTGATTGTCGGTCTGTCCATGGGCGGGTATATCGCCTTGCGGGCTTTGCAACGCAATCCGGAACGATTTCTTGCTGTGGCGCTGTGCGATACCCGCAGTGAGGAGGACGACAATGCCGCGAGAATCAAGCGCGCTAACGCTGCTCAATCGGTTAAAAAGGAGGGTGCTGCCGCTTTTGCCGAAGGCTTTCTACCTGCAGTATTCAGTGAGGCGTCGATCACTAACAATGTACCGGGCGTTGGTATGATTAAACAGATTATCAGTAAAAATGCCCCGTTGGCTATCGCCGGTAACCTGATTGCCATGGCCGCACGTACTGACACCACCGCCTCTTTGAAAGACATTGCCGTGCCGACCTTGATTCTGGTAGGAGAAAAGGACAAACTGACCACTCCGGAGGACGCGCGTAATTTGCAGAATCAGATCAAAGGGTCCGTGCTGCATGTGGTTCCCGATGCGGCACATTTAAGCAATCTGGAAAACCCGGAGTTTTTCAATGCGCGTTTGCTGGAGTTCTTGCACTCGACAAAATAA